A window of Paenibacillus sp. 19GGS1-52 contains these coding sequences:
- a CDS encoding helix-turn-helix domain-containing protein, with protein MDKGIICVLTSQTFVHYLRMVRIENAKLLMVLGPTLSLEQIARSVGYENPRHCYKGFKQYVGQAPGSYRERETGEAVKSIKL; from the coding sequence ATGGATAAGGGAATTATCTGCGTCCTGACCAGCCAGACCTTTGTACATTATTTACGGATGGTCCGGATTGAGAATGCGAAGCTGCTGATGGTACTAGGGCCAACCCTCTCCTTGGAACAAATTGCGCGGAGTGTCGGTTACGAGAATCCGCGTCATTGCTATAAAGGGTTCAAGCAATATGTAGGTCAGGCCCCGGGCAGTTATCGGGAGAGGGAAACTGGTGAGGCTGTTAAATCTATTAAATTATAA
- a CDS encoding beta-L-arabinofuranosidase domain-containing protein produces the protein MSVKTSTHSATEPNVIKDFRMDQVSITDPYFINAFAKEIQYLKSYDLDRLLAGFRENKGLPPKKDKYPGWENTEIRGHTLGHYLSALSQAYLSTQDNEILMRLEYILVELALCQLDSGYLSAFPEQLFDNVENKQPAWVPWYTLHKIIAGLTAVYASTHNNAAYEIVTKLGEWVFRRSANWSPEVQASVLSVEYGGMNDCLYELYKMTGDEHHLIAAHQFDELTLFTPIHEGKDILKGKHANTTIPKFLGALNRYLVLGASEQFYLEAVQQFWEMVVHHHSYITGGNSEWEHFGDPDILNSERSNFTAETCNTYNMLKLTRELFKITGDAKYADFYENTFLNAILSSQHPHTGMTMYFQPMATGYFKVYSSPFEHFWCCTGTGMESFTKLNDSIYFHDSSSIYVNQYLSSTLVSEEHQLKLIQTTSIPYKDTVQFTVQTLQPQDKPLVLKLRLPDWIAGDTEISLNGENIDYSIAQRYALMDRIWRDGDTLQIRIPMKPSFYHLPDANNVVAFKYGPVVLSAGLGQADMSESATGVAVSVPTKNMLVKDFITTANHNVAEWLEEFAQHFVQNNSELAFTLRNTDEDDRLVFTPHFKQHSERYGIYWNLVESDSPELQQHLLQNKLNQRVRDATIDSLPIANDQYELEHHIKGQNTSVATWDGYNLRQAENNGWFSYQLQVIPHTDNYLSVTYFSGNNGKSLDIYVDDKLLAKETLQTDKARTFYNKSYLLPAAQVKEKSEVEVKFVVSGQMNGIFDVLRMMTGFDSNAKLQDLAFDEGVYSTPFTPDQTAYTLTVAQATASLQMNTVVQHKNAVVYVNGILIDDSQSRVIPLQDSPTILKLLVKAEDQVTTQEYTVTVLKKLE, from the coding sequence ATGTCTGTTAAGACATCGACGCATTCGGCGACAGAACCCAACGTAATAAAGGATTTCCGTATGGATCAGGTCAGCATTACTGATCCTTATTTCATTAATGCTTTTGCCAAAGAAATTCAGTATCTAAAGAGCTATGATCTGGATCGGCTGCTGGCCGGATTCCGTGAGAACAAAGGTCTGCCTCCCAAGAAAGACAAGTATCCCGGGTGGGAAAACACCGAAATTAGAGGCCATACTCTAGGACACTATCTCAGCGCACTCTCTCAGGCTTACCTCAGTACCCAAGATAATGAAATATTAATGAGATTGGAATATATCTTAGTAGAACTTGCTCTCTGTCAGTTGGACAGCGGCTACCTTTCGGCTTTTCCGGAACAACTATTTGATAACGTGGAGAATAAACAGCCTGCTTGGGTGCCCTGGTATACTCTGCACAAGATTATAGCTGGACTTACTGCCGTGTATGCTTCCACTCATAACAATGCCGCCTATGAGATTGTGACCAAGCTTGGCGAGTGGGTATTCCGGCGGTCCGCGAACTGGTCTCCTGAGGTTCAAGCAAGTGTGTTATCCGTGGAATACGGCGGTATGAATGATTGTCTCTATGAACTGTATAAGATGACGGGTGACGAGCATCACCTGATTGCTGCGCATCAGTTTGATGAGTTGACACTGTTCACACCGATCCATGAGGGCAAGGATATCCTTAAAGGCAAACATGCGAATACGACCATCCCGAAATTCCTCGGCGCGTTGAACCGTTATTTGGTATTAGGGGCCAGCGAACAATTTTATCTAGAGGCTGTCCAGCAGTTCTGGGAAATGGTTGTTCACCATCACAGTTATATTACCGGAGGCAACAGCGAATGGGAGCACTTTGGCGATCCAGATATTCTCAATAGCGAGCGCTCCAATTTCACCGCCGAAACCTGCAACACCTATAATATGCTGAAGCTTACGCGAGAATTGTTCAAAATCACCGGAGACGCCAAATATGCCGACTTCTACGAGAATACCTTCCTTAACGCCATTCTCTCGTCACAGCATCCGCATACTGGGATGACGATGTATTTTCAACCTATGGCCACCGGATATTTCAAGGTTTACAGCTCGCCATTCGAGCATTTCTGGTGCTGCACCGGAACGGGAATGGAGAGCTTTACCAAGCTGAACGATAGCATCTACTTCCATGACAGCAGCAGTATTTATGTCAACCAATACTTGAGCTCTACGCTGGTCTCGGAGGAACACCAACTCAAGCTGATCCAAACTACCAGTATTCCTTATAAGGACACCGTTCAATTCACGGTGCAGACCTTACAGCCGCAGGACAAGCCGCTTGTACTTAAATTGCGCTTACCGGACTGGATCGCAGGAGACACGGAGATCAGCTTGAACGGGGAAAATATAGACTACAGTATCGCTCAGCGTTACGCTCTAATGGACAGAATATGGCGGGATGGCGATACTCTCCAGATCAGAATCCCTATGAAGCCTTCTTTCTATCATTTGCCGGATGCCAATAATGTAGTGGCCTTTAAATATGGACCTGTTGTCCTTAGCGCCGGGTTGGGACAGGCCGATATGTCTGAGTCGGCAACAGGGGTAGCCGTCAGTGTGCCCACCAAAAATATGCTGGTTAAAGACTTTATCACCACCGCTAACCACAATGTTGCGGAATGGCTGGAGGAATTTGCACAGCATTTTGTCCAGAATAACTCGGAGCTTGCTTTTACTTTACGCAATACGGATGAGGATGACCGGCTGGTATTCACGCCCCACTTTAAGCAGCATAGTGAACGATACGGGATTTATTGGAATTTAGTCGAGTCGGATTCTCCGGAATTGCAGCAGCATCTTTTACAAAACAAGCTAAATCAAAGAGTTCGAGACGCCACCATTGATAGCTTGCCGATCGCCAACGATCAATACGAGCTTGAGCATCACATCAAGGGCCAGAATACCTCGGTGGCTACTTGGGACGGATATAACCTTAGACAGGCCGAGAATAATGGCTGGTTTAGCTATCAGCTTCAGGTCATTCCTCATACGGATAACTATTTGTCGGTGACTTATTTCTCGGGCAATAACGGTAAATCCTTAGACATTTATGTGGATGATAAGCTATTGGCTAAGGAAACGCTGCAGACGGACAAGGCCCGGACTTTTTATAATAAGAGTTATCTACTCCCAGCCGCTCAGGTAAAAGAAAAGTCGGAAGTAGAAGTTAAGTTTGTTGTTTCTGGACAGATGAACGGTATCTTTGATGTGCTGCGCATGATGACAGGCTTTGACTCTAACGCGAAGCTGCAGGATTTGGCGTTTGATGAGGGCGTTTATTCAACACCTTTTACTCCAGACCAGACTGCATATACGTTAACTGTGGCTCAAGCAACAGCAAGTCTACAGATGAATACCGTAGTACAACATAAAAATGCTGTGGTCTATGTGAATGGAATTCTAATCGACGACTCGCAAAGCCGAGTGATTCCCCTGCAAGATAGCCCTACAATATTGAAGCTTTTGGTTAAGGCAGAGGATCAGGTCACTACACAAGAATATACGGTTACTGTATTGAAGAAACTGGAGTAA
- a CDS encoding helix-turn-helix transcriptional regulator, which yields MLNENSKSKTLGEFLKSRRNRLQPEQAGFSDSYSQRRTPGLRREEVATLAGVSATYYTWLEQGREVTASREIIENIARALQLSADERQHLMELWNPNEPEAVISIDTMLNPQWRDIISQLSYPAFITNERTQVFAWNDAANEILIDFNALPVSERVMLRLLFTDSGLRYRMVNWEEFVLHSVAVFRTYYDKHQEDPWFKELVEQLSAESAEFLTMWKLHNIQRKKVSRVYIQPQDVTKAVTYDIHSFVSLADHPDLHVCIYTPIFSDN from the coding sequence ATGCTTAATGAAAATAGCAAATCCAAAACACTTGGTGAGTTTCTGAAATCACGGCGAAACCGGCTTCAGCCGGAACAAGCAGGATTTAGCGATTCCTACAGCCAGCGAAGAACGCCAGGACTCCGGCGGGAAGAAGTCGCTACACTGGCTGGTGTCAGTGCTACCTACTATACTTGGCTGGAGCAAGGCAGAGAAGTCACTGCATCCAGGGAGATCATCGAGAATATCGCAAGAGCTCTGCAACTGAGTGCGGACGAGCGACAACACCTGATGGAGCTATGGAATCCCAATGAGCCTGAGGCAGTTATATCTATAGATACGATGCTGAATCCACAGTGGCGGGATATTATTAGCCAGCTGTCTTATCCTGCCTTTATTACGAATGAAAGAACACAGGTATTTGCCTGGAATGATGCGGCTAATGAAATCCTCATTGATTTTAATGCTTTGCCAGTGTCAGAGCGTGTGATGCTGCGCTTGTTGTTTACCGATTCCGGACTGCGCTACCGTATGGTGAATTGGGAAGAATTCGTGCTCCACTCCGTCGCTGTCTTTAGAACTTATTATGACAAGCATCAGGAAGATCCGTGGTTTAAAGAGCTCGTAGAGCAGCTAAGTGCGGAAAGCGCTGAGTTCTTAACGATGTGGAAGCTGCATAATATTCAGCGCAAAAAAGTAAGCCGAGTCTATATCCAGCCCCAAGATGTTACCAAGGCTGTAACCTATGATATCCATTCCTTCGTAAGTCTTGCTGACCACCCGGACCTGCACGTTTGCATCTATACGCCGATTTTTTCGGATAACTAA
- a CDS encoding aldo/keto reductase gives MQTRKLGHEGLEVSALGLGTMMMPDNEESVSTLLGALDLGVTLFDTADIYGEFLQGRFGGNEKLVGRALKGRRDEAVIATKFGITHTQGPKGDPAYIKKSVDASLYQLGMDYIDLYYQHRPDPHTPIEETIGTLADLVKEGKIRYIGLSEAPPELIRRAHAVHPIAAVETEYSLWSREVEDEILPLVKELGIGFVPYSPLGRGFLTGQIKSFDDLPLDDYRRYYPRFQGENFAKNLEVVTLIEKMAAQKGCAPSQLALAWLLAQGENVVPIPGTKRLDRVQENLGALQVSLSEDELAQIERISPKGIAAGSRFPG, from the coding sequence ATGCAGACAAGAAAATTGGGACACGAAGGGCTGGAAGTATCGGCCTTGGGCCTTGGCACGATGATGATGCCGGACAATGAAGAATCGGTAAGTACCCTCCTGGGAGCACTGGATCTTGGGGTGACTCTTTTTGATACAGCAGATATTTACGGAGAATTCTTGCAGGGGCGCTTTGGTGGCAATGAGAAGTTGGTTGGTCGGGCGCTCAAGGGTCGGCGGGACGAAGCCGTAATTGCGACTAAATTTGGGATTACGCATACCCAAGGGCCTAAAGGAGATCCGGCTTATATCAAAAAATCCGTGGACGCCAGCCTATACCAGCTAGGTATGGATTATATCGACTTGTATTATCAGCACCGTCCCGATCCCCATACCCCTATCGAAGAGACCATCGGGACGTTGGCCGATCTGGTCAAAGAAGGGAAGATCCGCTATATTGGCCTGTCGGAAGCCCCTCCTGAGCTGATCCGCCGTGCGCATGCCGTCCATCCGATTGCCGCTGTGGAGACCGAATATTCACTATGGAGCAGAGAAGTGGAAGATGAGATTCTACCACTCGTGAAGGAGCTGGGGATCGGCTTTGTTCCCTATAGTCCGCTCGGCCGCGGCTTTCTGACCGGCCAGATCAAGAGCTTCGACGATCTGCCATTGGATGATTACCGCCGCTATTATCCACGTTTCCAAGGCGAGAATTTCGCCAAGAACCTGGAGGTCGTTACGCTGATTGAAAAGATGGCTGCGCAAAAAGGCTGCGCCCCTTCCCAGCTAGCGCTGGCGTGGCTGCTCGCACAGGGAGAGAACGTCGTACCTATTCCGGGAACGAAGCGGCTGGATAGAGTACAGGAGAACCTCGGTGCCCTGCAGGTATCCTTGTCTGAAGATGAGCTTGCCCAAATCGAACGGATCTCACCCAAGGGCATCGCTGCGGGAAGCCGGTTTCCCGGGTAA
- a CDS encoding beta-L-arabinofuranosidase domain-containing protein, with protein sequence MKVNGAPLDMTISANEWATISRVWKDGDIVEVEFPFALYFKAVDQVNPDIVVLNYGPLVLIADTMTHFIGNAAEPSAWIHPAASKPNSFVTDTGHVAGYDFLTRNFSPYYKVGAMQWYYMYNRIQLPT encoded by the coding sequence ATCAAGGTTAATGGGGCACCGCTGGACATGACAATTTCAGCTAATGAATGGGCAACGATCAGCCGGGTCTGGAAAGATGGAGACATCGTAGAGGTGGAATTTCCGTTCGCGCTCTATTTCAAAGCGGTAGATCAGGTTAATCCGGATATCGTTGTTTTGAATTATGGTCCGCTCGTGCTTATTGCCGATACAATGACCCATTTCATTGGGAATGCCGCTGAGCCATCCGCCTGGATTCATCCTGCTGCGAGCAAGCCGAATTCCTTTGTCACCGACACCGGTCATGTAGCTGGGTATGATTTCTTGACCCGGAACTTCAGTCCTTATTATAAGGTTGGAGCGATGCAGTGGTATTATATGTACAACAGAATCCAGCTGCCTACCTAG
- a CDS encoding AraC family transcriptional regulator, whose amino-acid sequence MIAFELLVDVPVDLEITGKFIAPSSDWIHLSRILLDYELIVITHGVLYLAGDKQHFVVSKGEYLLLPPLTKQYGYKASECSFYWLHFSSKNGIKITDISNHPHNKEDNKIMLPQYGTLKSLEKIIVMMKQLQDAVRGYNQKTLNNYMSTVILCELYNQVFYTDNDPSKKTKQEQLYNDIVDYIKWSRSEHIKVSQIAAYFGYNDKYLSHLFTTISGLSLKQYILQQKMELAKFLLADTNQNINEVSIQLGYTDCHNFMKSFKKIVGLTPTDFRNAYAKRLLFYE is encoded by the coding sequence ATGATTGCTTTCGAGCTGCTCGTAGATGTGCCTGTTGATTTGGAGATCACGGGTAAATTTATCGCTCCATCTTCTGATTGGATCCACTTAAGTAGAATTTTGCTGGATTATGAGCTTATTGTGATCACACATGGCGTATTATATCTGGCGGGTGACAAGCAGCATTTTGTAGTTTCCAAGGGAGAATATTTGCTCCTACCGCCCTTAACGAAACAATATGGTTATAAAGCTTCGGAATGCAGTTTCTATTGGCTGCACTTTTCCTCCAAGAACGGAATAAAAATTACTGATATCTCCAATCATCCCCATAACAAGGAAGACAATAAGATTATGCTGCCTCAGTATGGAACCCTGAAAAGTCTGGAGAAAATCATTGTTATGATGAAGCAGCTCCAGGATGCCGTTCGTGGCTACAACCAAAAGACGTTAAATAATTATATGTCGACTGTAATTCTATGCGAGCTGTACAATCAGGTCTTCTATACGGATAATGACCCTTCCAAGAAAACCAAGCAAGAGCAACTGTACAACGATATTGTAGATTATATTAAATGGAGCCGCAGCGAACACATCAAAGTGTCGCAGATCGCCGCCTACTTTGGCTACAACGATAAATACTTGTCCCACCTATTCACGACCATTTCCGGTTTGTCCCTGAAGCAATATATTTTGCAGCAAAAAATGGAGCTGGCGAAGTTTCTGCTGGCGGATACCAATCAGAACATCAATGAAGTCTCTATTCAGCTTGGTTATACCGATTGCCATAACTTTATGAAGTCCTTCAAAAAGATTGTGGGTTTAACGCCGACCGATTTCAGAAATGCTTATGCGAAACGTCTGCTTTTTTATGAGTAA
- a CDS encoding family 43 glycosylhydrolase, with protein sequence MNINRQYLNPLVEQRADPWVYKHTDGYYYYTASVPEYDRIEVRRAMSIEGLTAAQPIVAWRKYETGPLSANIWAPEIHYIDGKWYIYFAAARTTETQDGLFDHRMYALENESANPLEGTWVEKGQVKTAWESFALDGTTFQHKGVLYYVWAQKDLKIPGNSNLYISAMSNPWTLTGPQTMISTPEYQWEIIGFSVNEGAAVLKRNGRIFISFSGSATDFNYCMGLLSVDEDSNLLDAASWTKWPEPVFQTSIENGQFGPGHNSFTINEVGEDVMIYHARNYKEIIGDPLYDPNRHTRAQVFHWNEDGTPNFGVPVKDSRS encoded by the coding sequence ATGAATATAAATAGACAATACCTTAATCCGCTGGTGGAGCAGCGCGCTGATCCATGGGTGTACAAGCATACGGACGGCTATTATTACTATACGGCTTCCGTACCGGAATATGATCGCATTGAGGTGCGTAGAGCAATGTCCATTGAGGGACTGACGGCCGCCCAACCCATTGTTGCCTGGCGCAAGTATGAGACAGGGCCGCTTAGTGCCAATATTTGGGCTCCGGAAATCCATTACATTGATGGGAAATGGTATATTTATTTCGCTGCTGCCCGCACGACGGAGACGCAGGACGGCTTATTCGATCACCGCATGTATGCGCTAGAGAACGAATCTGCGAACCCGTTGGAAGGAACCTGGGTAGAAAAAGGCCAAGTAAAAACGGCCTGGGAATCGTTCGCGCTGGATGGGACTACTTTTCAGCATAAAGGTGTGCTCTATTATGTATGGGCTCAGAAAGATCTGAAGATTCCAGGGAACTCGAACCTGTATATTTCGGCAATGAGCAATCCGTGGACGCTGACCGGTCCACAGACTATGATTTCCACTCCTGAATACCAGTGGGAGATTATCGGCTTCAGCGTCAATGAGGGCGCAGCTGTATTGAAGCGTAATGGACGTATTTTCATCAGCTTCTCGGGCAGCGCTACCGATTTCAACTACTGTATGGGACTGCTCTCTGTGGATGAAGATAGTAATCTATTGGATGCCGCTTCATGGACGAAATGGCCGGAGCCAGTATTCCAGACCAGTATCGAGAATGGACAATTTGGCCCAGGCCATAACAGTTTTACGATCAATGAGGTCGGGGAAGATGTGATGATCTATCATGCCCGCAATTATAAAGAAATCATTGGCGATCCACTGTACGATCCGAACCGTCATACCCGTGCGCAAGTCTTTCATTGGAACGAGGATGGCACACCGAATTTCGGAGTTCCGGTAAAAGATAGTAGAAGCTAA
- a CDS encoding glycoside hydrolase family 27 protein, which produces MGWNSWDCYGASVNEEEVRGNAEYMACYLKDFGWEYVIVDIQWYEPGANSSQYRNFVPLVMDEYSRLQPAENRFPSSIGGKGFAPLAEYVHGLGLKFGIHIMRGIPRQAVHSASRILGSERTARDIAHPNSICPWNTDMYGVDAAQSGSQAYYDSLFELYASWGVDYIKVDDIAASRLYGYHKNEIELIRKAIDRCGREIVLSLSPGPAPLEEAEHLAGHANLWRMTDDYWDHWHLLRGMFERCEQWAAYVQPGHWPDCDMLPLGHLGIRSVDGGGDRFTRFTPDEQVTMMTLWSIFRSPLMFGGELRDNDEWTLSLLTNEEVLHLHRYGKGGISVLRNDELAIWTAEDEQGNHYVAIFNLSDENLNVNLSFQQLNLPAQATIRDLWRGCAFEAEEDAVSQDLPPHGCLLLKFTKEKPL; this is translated from the coding sequence ATGGGCTGGAATAGCTGGGACTGTTACGGCGCTAGTGTTAATGAAGAAGAAGTAAGAGGCAATGCGGAGTACATGGCATGCTATCTGAAGGATTTTGGCTGGGAGTACGTGATCGTAGATATCCAGTGGTATGAGCCGGGAGCGAATTCGTCGCAATACCGTAATTTTGTACCCCTAGTGATGGACGAATATTCCAGACTTCAACCCGCGGAGAACCGCTTCCCCTCAAGTATAGGCGGAAAAGGCTTTGCACCGCTAGCTGAATATGTGCATGGTCTAGGTTTGAAATTTGGCATTCATATCATGCGTGGTATCCCGCGTCAGGCAGTTCATAGTGCCAGTAGAATTCTTGGTTCAGAGCGTACCGCGCGCGATATTGCCCATCCCAACTCCATTTGTCCCTGGAATACGGATATGTATGGGGTCGATGCTGCGCAGTCAGGCAGTCAGGCCTATTATGACTCACTCTTTGAGCTGTATGCCAGTTGGGGCGTGGATTATATCAAGGTAGACGATATTGCCGCTTCACGACTTTATGGATACCACAAGAACGAGATTGAACTGATCCGCAAGGCTATTGATCGTTGCGGACGGGAAATAGTACTTAGCTTGTCACCTGGACCAGCTCCGTTGGAGGAGGCCGAACATTTAGCAGGCCACGCCAACCTTTGGAGAATGACCGATGATTATTGGGATCATTGGCATCTCTTGCGCGGGATGTTCGAGCGCTGTGAGCAATGGGCAGCTTATGTTCAACCAGGCCACTGGCCCGATTGTGATATGCTGCCGCTCGGTCATCTCGGCATCCGATCCGTAGATGGAGGGGGCGACCGGTTTACGCGGTTTACCCCTGACGAGCAGGTTACGATGATGACGCTGTGGAGTATCTTCCGCTCACCACTGATGTTCGGGGGAGAGTTGCGCGACAATGATGAATGGACGTTGTCTTTGTTGACCAATGAAGAAGTACTGCACTTACATCGATATGGCAAGGGAGGCATTTCGGTTCTGCGGAATGACGAGTTGGCTATCTGGACAGCGGAGGATGAACAAGGCAACCATTACGTTGCTATATTCAATCTTAGCGATGAGAATTTAAACGTTAACCTGTCATTCCAGCAACTTAACCTGCCAGCCCAAGCTACTATTCGTGATTTATGGAGAGGCTGTGCATTTGAAGCTGAAGAGGATGCTGTCTCTCAAGATCTTCCGCCGCATGGCTGCTTACTGTTGAAGTTCACAAAGGAGAAACCATTATGA